The stretch of DNA TCCCTTAATGAGGTTATTACATGATCAATATGTTGCGATTTTTTGTTGTTGCCAATGGATAGGAGTGGATATACTCGTACTTCCTTAGACACACGGCACAACTCTTTCATTGACATGAGATGTTGATCTTGGTCTATATGCTCGCTATACAGAAACAAATAATGCGAACACAAGGCCAAGTCGAACTCAACATCTTCAAAGGGTAATGTCGGCAATGAGGCGTTTATGTATCTTTTCTCTTTACGGCCTTGTTCATAGTCATTTAAGAATATACTCATTGCCTTCATTCTAATTTTTCCCAGTTCCTCTACATCGCTTATATTTGTCCAAACATAATCCTCCTTGTTCTTTAAAACTTGATCCATTATTTGAGGGTATACCTCGTCAATTCTTGAGCGGATTTGTTCAGCATTAAACTGATATATTGGATCAACGGATATGACATTGCCTCCCTCTTTTGATAATTGTGCGTTGAAACAAGCCGGACCATCGCCACAACCGAGTATCTTTATTTGAAGATCACTATGAGATAACGAAAACATCTCCCTGTATTCGCTCAATGACCTTCCCCAAGGTACTATTTCTGATAATTTCATAATGCTCTATATTCAGTCCCTAAATCCTTGTATGCATAATTATTTATTATCTGGTTCTGGATATCACTTATATCTGCAAGTTCAACGGCGAACTTCAATGAGTTCTGTTCCAACATGGTTATATCTGCAACCATTAAAATATTACTCAGCAAAATCCCTTTCTATTGTTCACTGGATGCAGAATGCCGCTTTTTTTGAAAGAAGAATATAGCTTCTCATCGTTTCAGTCATTTATATTGAGATCTCAAGGACTTACGGGAATAGTTAAAAAACAATTTCGCAGGAAAGTAATAACATGATAACCGCAATCTGTATTTGATTATTTCCTTATATCAGGCATCAGCATATGAAATATCTGATTTAATTTCATCGTAAGCGGACTTATAAACGTGACGAACCTGTCAAAATCCTTAGAGTCTGTTTCATAGTAGGTATTTACCTCGATTCCCAATCCGAGATAAACCGGATCATGGTCATTGCATATAGCTTTTGCTGTTTGTATATATTTTCCCTTCGCAAATTCGTTTGTCCAGTTATTGGAATTTATCATGTGAACAATTCGTGTTTTTGTGTCAGCGGGACTTCCTGCGGAAT from Spirochaetota bacterium encodes:
- a CDS encoding class I SAM-dependent methyltransferase — protein: MKLSEIVPWGRSLSEYREMFSLSHSDLQIKILGCGDGPACFNAQLSKEGGNVISVDPIYQFNAEQIRSRIDEVYPQIMDQVLKNKEDYVWTNISDVEELGKIRMKAMSIFLNDYEQGRKEKRYINASLPTLPFEDVEFDLALCSHYLFLYSEHIDQDQHLMSMKELCRVSKEVRVYPLLSIGNNKKSQHIDHVITSLRDSGIDISLVPVEYEFQKGATEMLVAKCT